The following proteins come from a genomic window of Streptomyces sp. GS7:
- the pafA gene encoding Pup--protein ligase, which translates to MDRRIFGLENEYGVTCTFRGQRRLSPDEVARYLFRRVVSWGRSSNVFLRNGARLYLDVGSHPEYATPECDNVTELVTHDKAGERILEGLLVDAERRLHEEGIAGDVYLFKNNTDSAGNSYGCHENYLVARHGEFSRLADILIPFLVTRQLLCGAGKVLQTPRGAVYCVSQRAEHIWEGVSSATTRSRPIINTRDEPHADAERYRRLHVIVGDSNMSETTMMLKVGATDLVLRMIEAGTVMRDLTLENPIRAIREVSHDITGQRKVRLASGREASALEVQQEYYEKAVDFCDRRGIRTGTVERVLELWGRTLEAIRDEDLDRISTEIDWVMKHQLIERYRTKNNITMSHPRVAQIDLAYHDIHRRRGLYYLLERKGQAERICNDLKIFEGKSVPPQTTRARLRGDFIRRAQEQRRDFTVDWVHLKLNDQAQRTVLCKDPFRSVDDRVEKLIAGM; encoded by the coding sequence ATGGACCGCCGCATCTTCGGGCTGGAGAACGAGTACGGCGTCACGTGCACGTTCAGGGGACAGCGCCGACTGTCTCCTGACGAGGTGGCGCGGTACCTCTTCCGCCGTGTTGTGTCATGGGGCCGCAGCAGCAACGTCTTCCTGCGGAACGGCGCCCGCCTGTACTTGGACGTGGGTTCGCATCCGGAATACGCAACTCCCGAGTGCGACAACGTGACCGAGCTGGTCACCCACGACAAGGCCGGTGAGCGCATTCTCGAAGGTCTGCTCGTCGACGCCGAACGCCGCCTGCACGAGGAGGGAATCGCGGGCGACGTCTACCTCTTCAAGAACAACACCGATTCGGCGGGAAACTCCTACGGCTGCCACGAGAACTATCTCGTCGCCCGGCACGGTGAGTTCTCCCGGCTCGCGGACATCCTCATTCCGTTCCTGGTCACCCGGCAGCTGCTGTGCGGCGCGGGCAAGGTACTGCAGACGCCGCGCGGCGCCGTGTACTGCGTCAGTCAGCGCGCGGAACACATCTGGGAGGGCGTCTCCTCGGCGACCACCCGCTCCCGGCCGATCATCAACACCCGCGACGAGCCGCACGCGGACGCCGAGCGCTACCGCCGGCTGCACGTCATCGTCGGCGACTCGAACATGTCCGAGACGACGATGATGCTGAAGGTCGGCGCCACCGACCTCGTCCTGCGGATGATCGAGGCGGGCACCGTCATGCGCGATCTGACGCTGGAGAACCCGATCCGGGCGATCCGCGAGGTCAGTCACGACATCACCGGACAGCGCAAGGTGCGGCTGGCGAGCGGGCGCGAGGCGTCGGCGCTCGAAGTCCAGCAGGAGTACTACGAAAAGGCCGTCGACTTCTGCGATCGGCGGGGCATCCGGACGGGCACCGTCGAGCGGGTCCTGGAGTTGTGGGGCCGTACGCTGGAGGCGATCCGGGACGAGGACCTGGACCGTATCTCCACCGAGATCGACTGGGTGATGAAGCATCAGCTCATCGAGCGCTACCGCACGAAGAACAACATCACCATGTCCCATCCGCGCGTGGCGCAGATAGACCTCGCGTATCACGACATCCACCGCCGCCGGGGGCTTTACTACCTCCTGGAGCGGAAGGGGCAGGCGGAGCGGATCTGCAACGACTTGAAGATCTTCGAGGGCAAGTCGGTGCCGCCGCAGACCACACGTGCGCGGCTGCGCGGTGACTTCATTCGCCGGGCGCAGGAGCAGCGCCGTGATTTCACCGTCGACTGGGTGCATCTGAAGCTCAATGACCAGGCACAGCGCACGGTCCTGTGCAAGGACCCGTTCCGTTCCGTCGACGACCGGGTGGAGAAGCTGATCGCGGGCATGTGA